The stretch of DNA CTGCCGCGCTGGTGATCCTGCAGCCCGATCTGGGCACCGCGCTGGCGATCTGTTTCGGCGCCGTGGTGGTGATCTTCATGTCGGGCGTGCCCATCTGGTGGTTCGTGGCGGGAGGCGCCACCGGGGCCGTGGTCGCCCCGCTGGCCTTCTTCTTCGCGCTGCATGATTATCAGCGCAAGCGCGTGCTGGTGTTCATGGACCCGGAGAGCGACATGCTCGGCTCGGGCTATCACATCACCCAGTCGAAGATCGCCATCGGTTCGGGCGGCTTTTTCGGCAAGGGCTTCGGCAATGGCTCGCAGAGCCATCTGGAGTACCTCCCCGAAAAACACACCGACTTCATCTTCGCCACGATGAGCGAGGAATGGGGCATGGCCGGCGGCCTCTTCGTGCTGTTTATCTTTTTCATCGTCCTGTTCCGCTGGGGCATGGGTGTGGCGCGCCGCGCGCCTGATCGTTTTTCCCAGCTGCTCGCTGCCGGGATGACCGCCACCATGTTCTTCTATGTCGCGATCAACATGATGATGGTGATGGGCCTGGCCCCCGTGGTGGGCATCCCCCTGCCCTTCATGAGCCATGGCGGCTCCTCGATGATGACCAACATGCTCTGCGTGGGCGTGCTGATGGCCATCGAGAAGTGGAGCCGCGTGGGGGGCACGTTGAACTGAAACATTTTTCTGCCGTGAGTGCATTTTTCTGCACGAATCACTTGCAGGGAAAATTTCAGCCGTTAAAGGGGCGTCTCCCAGCCGGGGAGACAGGCAGAAACGCCTTCTTCCAAGCGACGGAATGGACGCATAGCTCAGTTGGTAGAGCAGCTGACTCTTAATCAGCGGGTCCTAGGTTCGAGCCCTAGTGCGTCCACCATCGCTTCTCTCTTTGCCTTCGGGCTGAGGGAATACCATCCGGCTCAGGCGCATGTCCATCGGATATGCCAAGGTGTGGACGCATAGCTCAGTTGGTAGAGCAGCTGACTCTTAATCAGCGGGTCCTAGGTTCGAGCCCTAGTGCGTCCACCATCCTTTCCCATGACATTGCCGGAAAAAGCCCCCATCGCGGGAGCCAAGCCCTTCAGTTGGGCGGCGCCAATCCCTCCCCCAGTCGAAATGGCGCTGATGCCTCGACATGAGGCGGACGCTGCACTGGGATGCCTTTGGCCGCACCTTCCAAGCCGCTTCCGGTCACATCGGTCACCGTCAGCATCGGGCCGGATTTCACATCGACATGGATGCCCTCCAGCACCACGCCCTGCATATTGGCCAGGGCGATGCCGCGCCTGCTTGCCCCATGAATGTCGCGCAGCGTGAAGCCGGTCAGGGGCTTGTCGGGATGGATGTTCACCGCATCGACCAGAACAGGCACATTGCGGACCGCCACCCGCTCGAAGGTAAAACCGCCGACGCGCGGTATGCCTTCGATGCCGGACACCGGGAATTGGTCCTGCTTACCGCTGTCGAGAAAGTTCAAACGTAGAAAACCCTGCCCAGCCTCCGCGACCTCCAGATCGCGCATGGTGATGTTCTCGATAAAGGCGCCGCGCCCCGGTCGGCTCTTGATGTAGATGCTGAACGTATAGGCGTTGAGGAAACGGCAGCGTTCGATCAGCACATTGCGGATGCCGCCGCTGGTCTCGCTGCCAATGCCGATGCAGGCCCAGCGCCGGTCGCTGAAGCTGCAATCGCGGATCGTCACATCCTCGGCGGGGCGGGCGATGGTGGCGCCCTCCATGCCTCTGCCGGATTTCAGCGAGATGCAGTCGTCCGCGGTGTCGAAGCGGCAGTCCTCGATCAGAACGCGGCGGCAGGAATCCACATCGATGCCATCGGCCCCGCCCCGGACGGCGAGCCGCGAGAAGCGGACGTCCTGACAATAAACCGGGTGGATCGACCACATGTCCCCCTGCTCGGTGGACAGATCGCTGACGGCAAGGCCGATGACCTCGACAAATTCCATCAAAGCGGGATGACGCAGCCCGGATGGCGCAATGCGGCCCGCGAAACCCGTTGAGCCCACGATGCGACCTCCGCCTGTCAGTTGCACATTGCGCGCCTCCTGAGACCACAGCAGAGCCGCATGGCCGGAAACCCACCGCCCCTCCCAGCGGACCTGAATGACCGGATAATCCGCGATATCGTCAGAGCCTTTGAGCACCGCGCCCTGTTCGATCCGCAGCGTGGTGTTCGAACCGATGCGCAGGGTGCCGACACGGAAGATGCCATCGGCCAGCACAACATCTCCACCACCCAATACGGCGCAGCGGTCGAGAGCCTGCTGCACGGCGGATGTATCTTTTGCGCGACCATCCCCCTTGGCGCCAAAGCTGCGCGGATCGAGGCTGACACCCCTGCGCAGGATCGGCAGCGGGGCAGGCAGCATGGGCGATGTCTGACCGCCTGCCCGCAGTGATGAAGCACCTGAGGCCGCCATAAACGCGGCTGCGGAGGCAGACAGGAAGGAACGCCGGTCGGCAGGCATCAACTCTCCATCGTTCACGGCGCTGCCCGCGAACACATTGGCAAAAGAATGACACCGGTTTCCTGGTTGATCAAGCCAGTGCTTACGGCCAATCCCATCGCAGAATCGATCAGACAGATTTGATTAAAAATCGGGATTTTTGACGCCAAACCCAACCAATCTCGTGTCAAAGGACGGCATGGACAAACTTCTGTCAGACAGATATGAGATCACTCCGCCGCCCGTCAAAGAGCGGACCATGATATTCACCCCAGAGAGATACCGGATGCGCGGAACCAATGCCGACCCGATCGCAATCACCGGCACCACCCTCGCCATGGTGAAGCGATAGATCATGGACATCCCTCAGAAATCGCGCCGCCTCGCCGACGATGCCTATGCGGGCATCGTGCAAATGATCGTCACCGAAGGCATTCAGGTGGGCCAGCGCCTGCCCTCCGAAGTCCAGTTGACCGAAAGGCTGGGCGTCTCGCGCGCCATCATCCGCGAAGCCCTCGCACGGCTCCAGTCCGATGGGCTGACGCAGGCCCGCGTCGGTTCCGGCTCCTATGTCACGCGGCGGCCTGACCGGCTGCTGGCGCAGCACCTGCCCTTCGACGCCATCGCCTCGGCCTTCGGCACCTATGAGGTGCGCTTCGTGCTGGAACCTGAAGCCGCGCGCTTTGCCGCCATCCGCCATTCGGTGGAGGATATGCAGGCGATCGCGGCCTGCCTCACCGCGCTTCAGCAGGCGCTGCTGTCGGGCCACCCCGCCGATGCCGAGGATCTGGCGCTGCATCGCGCCATCATGATCGCCTCGGGCAACATCGGCTTTGTCGAAACCTTCGACGCCCTGAAACCCGCCACCCTTCAGATCATGCGGGCCGGCGTGGAAATTTCCCGCGCCCGCCCGCCCGAGATCATCCAGACCATGCTCAAGGAGCATGAGGATATCGTCGAGGCCATCCGCCTGGGCGACGGCGAACGCGCCGCCCTGACCATGCGGTGGCACCTCTCGCAAGGGCGCCGCCGCCTCACCCCCATCGCCTGAACACCCACTCAGAGGATCCCGCCATGACAGACAGACCCACCCGCCATTTCCGCTCACGCGACTGGTTCGCCGATCCCGCCCGCTCCGACATGGTGGCGCTCTATCTGGAGCGCTTCATGAATTACGGCGTGACCCCCGAGGAACTGCGCTCGGGCAAGCCGATCATCGGCATCGCGCAGTCGGGCAGCGATCTGTCGCCCTGCAACCGCATCCATCTCGATCTGGCGAAGCGCGTGCGCGACGGCATCCGCGATGCGGGCGGCATTCCCATGGAATTCCCCGTCCACCCGATCTTCGAGAACTGCCGCCGACCTACTGCGGCACTGGATCGCAACCTCGCCTATATGGGTCTGGTCGAAATCCTCTATGGTTACCCCATCGACGCCGTGGTGCTGACCACCGGCTGCGACAAGACCACGCCGTCGCAGGTGATGGCCGCCAGCACGGTGGATATTCCCGCCATCGTACTCTCGGGCGGGCCGATGCTCGATGGCTGGCATGAGGGCGATCTGGTCGGTTCGGGCACGGTGATCTGGCGCAGCCGCCGCAAGCTGGCCGCTGGCGAGATCGATGAGGAAGAATTCCTGCAGCGCGCCTGCGATTCCGCGCCTTCCGCGGGCCATTGCAACACGATGGGCACGGCTTCGACCATGAACGCCGTCGCCGAGGCGTTGGGGCTCTCGCTGCCCGGTTGCGCCGCCATTCCGGCCCCCTATCGCGAGCGCGGGCAAATCGCCTATGCCACCGGCCAGCGCATCGTCGAGATGGCCTATGAGGATCTGCGCCCCTCGAAAATCCTGACGCGCGAGAGCTTCCTCAACGCTATCCGCGTCGTCACCGCCATCGGCGGGTCGAGCAATGCCCAGCCCCATATCGTCGCCATGGCCCGCCACGCCGGGGTGGAGATCAAGGCCAGCGACTGGACCGAGCATGGCTACGACCTGCCGCTGATCGTCGACATGCAGCCTGCCGGGCGTTTTCTTGGCGAGCGTTTCCACCGTGCGGGCGGCGTGCCAGCGGTGATGTGGGAACTGCTTGAGGCGGGCAAGCTGCATGGCGAGAGCCTGTCGGTCACCGGCCAGTCGGTGGGCGAGAATGTCGGCAAGCGCCCCGCGCGCGACCGCGAGGTGATCCGTCCCTTCGACCAGCCCTTGAAGGAAAAGGCCGGTTTCCTTGTGCTGGCGGGCAATCTCTTCGACTTCGGCATCATGAAGACCAGCGTCATCAGCGAAGAGTTCCGCAACCGCTATCTCTCGCGCCCCGGCAGCGAAGGCGTGTTCGAGGCCCGCGCCGTGGTCTTCGAGGGCGGTGACGATTACCACCACCGCATCGACGATCCTGCCCTCAACATCGACGAGAACTGCATTCTGGTGATGCGCGGCGCGGGCCCCCAGGGCTGGCCGGGCAGCGCCGAGGTGGTCAACATGCAGCCTCCCGCCGCCCTGATCCAGAAGGGCATCCAGTGGCTGCCCACGCTGGGCGACGGCCGCCAGTCGGGCACCTCGGACAGTCCCTCGATCCTCAATTGCTCGCCTGAAAGCGCGGCGGGCGGGGGCCTGTCATGGCTGCACACCGGCGACACCATCCGCATCGACATCAACAAGGGTGAGTGCAACGCTCTGGTCGATGCAGCCGAGATCGAGCGCCGCAAGGGCGACGGCCTGCCCCCCGTGCCACCCAGCAACACGCCCTGGGAAGAACTCTTCCGCGAGAAGACCGGCCAGATGGGCGAAGGCGCGGTGATGGATATGGCGGTCAAATATCGCGGCCTTGCCGCCAAGACGCCGCGTCATAATCACTAAGACAGATCGGGGGAGCGGGCCATGCCCCTCCCCCCGTTTTTGCCGATCAGATGATCGGCGCCATCATCATGGCAAAGTCCCGCAGCGCCCTACGGATACGGGCATTCCTGATAGCCTCCAGCGCGTCCGGCACGCTGACCCAGCGCCGCTGACGCTGAAACATCTCCGGCCAGACCAGCGCCAGACTCTCGACCTCCAGCGAGAAGACCTGCATCTCCTCCCGGACGGCATCGGCATCCTTGCCGGTCACAGACAGATCGAAGCGGGCGACAAGCGCCTGATCGACCACGCCCAGCGCCCCTGCTTCCTCATAAACCTCTTCCTGAGCCGACAGGGCGGCCGTCTTGCCCGGCTTGACCTTGCCCTTGGGCAGGATCCAGTTGCCCTTGCTGCGTGACGTCACCAGCAGGATCTCCAGATCGCCACTTTGCGCCCTGCGGTAAGGTATTGCCGCACATTGCATTGCCAAACCCTGCATCTCTCTTGGTTTATGGGGGTGTCCTATCGGATTCGACAGGTACCCCGCAAGCCGTCGGCGCCCCTTCTGGCGCAAGAACGGCGATTTTCCATGGGGCGAAAACCCACTCGCCCGCCAATGTTCCCGCTGGGGGAGGCTTATCGCGCCCGTGTGCACAGCGCCGTGGTGGTGATCCACGCCGAAAGATCGATGACGTCAAAA from Novosphingobium sp. encodes:
- a CDS encoding FadR/GntR family transcriptional regulator — its product is MDIPQKSRRLADDAYAGIVQMIVTEGIQVGQRLPSEVQLTERLGVSRAIIREALARLQSDGLTQARVGSGSYVTRRPDRLLAQHLPFDAIASAFGTYEVRFVLEPEAARFAAIRHSVEDMQAIAACLTALQQALLSGHPADAEDLALHRAIMIASGNIGFVETFDALKPATLQIMRAGVEISRARPPEIIQTMLKEHEDIVEAIRLGDGERAALTMRWHLSQGRRRLTPIA
- a CDS encoding NUDIX hydrolase, which translates into the protein MQGLAMQCAAIPYRRAQSGDLEILLVTSRSKGNWILPKGKVKPGKTAALSAQEEVYEEAGALGVVDQALVARFDLSVTGKDADAVREEMQVFSLEVESLALVWPEMFQRQRRWVSVPDALEAIRNARIRRALRDFAMMMAPII
- a CDS encoding IlvD/Edd family dehydratase, with the translated sequence MTDRPTRHFRSRDWFADPARSDMVALYLERFMNYGVTPEELRSGKPIIGIAQSGSDLSPCNRIHLDLAKRVRDGIRDAGGIPMEFPVHPIFENCRRPTAALDRNLAYMGLVEILYGYPIDAVVLTTGCDKTTPSQVMAASTVDIPAIVLSGGPMLDGWHEGDLVGSGTVIWRSRRKLAAGEIDEEEFLQRACDSAPSAGHCNTMGTASTMNAVAEALGLSLPGCAAIPAPYRERGQIAYATGQRIVEMAYEDLRPSKILTRESFLNAIRVVTAIGGSSNAQPHIVAMARHAGVEIKASDWTEHGYDLPLIVDMQPAGRFLGERFHRAGGVPAVMWELLEAGKLHGESLSVTGQSVGENVGKRPARDREVIRPFDQPLKEKAGFLVLAGNLFDFGIMKTSVISEEFRNRYLSRPGSEGVFEARAVVFEGGDDYHHRIDDPALNIDENCILVMRGAGPQGWPGSAEVVNMQPPAALIQKGIQWLPTLGDGRQSGTSDSPSILNCSPESAAGGGLSWLHTGDTIRIDINKGECNALVDAAEIERRKGDGLPPVPPSNTPWEELFREKTGQMGEGAVMDMAVKYRGLAAKTPRHNH
- the rodA gene encoding rod shape-determining protein RodA, with product MSSPSRSIIPEPLRRLPWQVLGALGLLTLFGSAVLYSAAGGRLGPWALIHFIHFVVFAGLAIVVSRLSRDRLRQAAYPAYTALVVMLVLVEAVGKIGGGSQRWLNIGFMNLQPSELMKPAIVLVMAHFYANLPPSMIRTWRALVPPGMLLAVPAALVILQPDLGTALAICFGAVVVIFMSGVPIWWFVAGGATGAVVAPLAFFFALHDYQRKRVLVFMDPESDMLGSGYHITQSKIAIGSGGFFGKGFGNGSQSHLEYLPEKHTDFIFATMSEEWGMAGGLFVLFIFFIVLFRWGMGVARRAPDRFSQLLAAGMTATMFFYVAINMMMVMGLAPVVGIPLPFMSHGGSSMMTNMLCVGVLMAIEKWSRVGGTLN
- a CDS encoding glycosyl hydrolase family 28 protein; translation: MLPAPLPILRRGVSLDPRSFGAKGDGRAKDTSAVQQALDRCAVLGGGDVVLADGIFRVGTLRIGSNTTLRIEQGAVLKGSDDIADYPVIQVRWEGRWVSGHAALLWSQEARNVQLTGGGRIVGSTGFAGRIAPSGLRHPALMEFVEVIGLAVSDLSTEQGDMWSIHPVYCQDVRFSRLAVRGGADGIDVDSCRRVLIEDCRFDTADDCISLKSGRGMEGATIARPAEDVTIRDCSFSDRRWACIGIGSETSGGIRNVLIERCRFLNAYTFSIYIKSRPGRGAFIENITMRDLEVAEAGQGFLRLNFLDSGKQDQFPVSGIEGIPRVGGFTFERVAVRNVPVLVDAVNIHPDKPLTGFTLRDIHGASRRGIALANMQGVVLEGIHVDVKSGPMLTVTDVTGSGLEGAAKGIPVQRPPHVEASAPFRLGEGLAPPN